The following proteins come from a genomic window of Sphingobium cloacae:
- a CDS encoding VOC family protein, with translation MPGSLVIPCLRYADAPAAIAFLCEAFGFDRHAVYADAGDPSIIHHAQLVLDGGMVMLGSVKDMESESLYTWSTARDLGGVTGCVYVVVPDPDAHCLHARNAGAVVVQEPQDNQGYPGRGYTALDPEGNVWSFGSYDPWADEV, from the coding sequence ATGCCCGGTTCCCTCGTCATTCCATGCCTTCGCTATGCCGACGCGCCCGCCGCGATCGCATTCCTGTGCGAAGCCTTCGGTTTCGACCGGCACGCCGTCTATGCGGATGCCGGCGATCCTTCCATCATCCACCACGCCCAGCTGGTGCTGGACGGCGGCATGGTGATGCTGGGCAGCGTCAAGGATATGGAGAGTGAGTCGCTCTACACATGGTCCACCGCGCGCGACCTGGGCGGCGTGACGGGGTGCGTCTATGTCGTGGTGCCCGATCCCGACGCGCATTGCCTCCATGCCCGCAACGCCGGGGCGGTGGTGGTGCAGGAACCGCAGGACAATCAAGGCTATCCGGGACGCGGCTATACCGCGCTGGACCCGGAAGGGAACGTCTGGAGCTTCGGCAGCTACGATCCCTGGGCGGACGAGGTTTAA
- a CDS encoding ribose-phosphate pyrophosphokinase, whose translation MKLMSGNSNKPLAAAIADYIEIPLTDASVRRFADEEVFVEIHENVRGEDVFVLQSTSYPTNDNLMELLIMIDALKRASAKRITAVLPYFGYARQDRKPGPRTPISAKLVANLITTAGANRVLSVDLHAGQIQGFFDIPTDNLFGAPVMSADIQARFGDRNLMVVSPDVGGVVRARALAKRLDNAPLAIVDKRRERAGESEVMNIIGDVKGRFCVLIDDIVDSAGTLCNAAAALKEAGAEEVAAYVTHGVLSGGAVARVEASALRELVITDSIQGSDAVCNAQRIRHLPIAPLLGEAIKRIADESSVSSLFD comes from the coding sequence ATGAAGCTGATGTCCGGCAATTCCAACAAGCCGCTGGCGGCCGCCATCGCCGACTATATCGAGATTCCCCTGACCGACGCCAGCGTCCGCCGCTTCGCCGACGAAGAGGTTTTCGTGGAAATCCATGAAAATGTCCGGGGCGAGGACGTGTTCGTGCTGCAATCGACCAGCTATCCGACCAACGACAATCTGATGGAACTGCTCATCATGATCGACGCGCTGAAACGCGCGTCGGCCAAGCGAATCACGGCGGTCCTCCCCTATTTCGGCTATGCCCGGCAGGACCGGAAGCCCGGCCCGCGCACCCCGATCTCGGCCAAGCTGGTCGCGAACCTCATCACCACGGCGGGCGCGAACCGCGTCCTTTCGGTCGATCTCCACGCGGGGCAAATCCAGGGCTTCTTCGACATCCCGACCGACAATCTGTTCGGCGCGCCGGTGATGTCGGCCGATATCCAGGCCCGCTTCGGCGACCGCAACCTGATGGTCGTGTCGCCGGACGTGGGCGGCGTGGTGCGCGCCCGCGCGCTGGCCAAGCGGCTCGACAACGCGCCCCTCGCCATCGTCGACAAGCGGCGCGAGCGGGCGGGCGAATCGGAAGTGATGAACATCATCGGCGACGTGAAGGGCCGCTTCTGCGTCCTGATCGACGACATCGTCGATTCGGCGGGGACGCTCTGCAACGCCGCCGCCGCGCTCAAGGAAGCGGGCGCGGAGGAAGTCGCCGCCTATGTGACGCATGGCGTGCTGTCGGGCGGCGCGGTGGCGCGCGTGGAAGCATCGGCGCTCAGGGAACTGGTCATCACCGATTCGATCCAGGGGTCCGATGCGGTCTGCAACGCGCAGCGCATCCGCCATCTGCCCATCGCCCCGCTGCTGGGCGAGGCGATCAAGCGGATCGCGGACGAAAGCTCCGTCTCCAGCCTGTTCGATTGA